Within the Anaerohalosphaeraceae bacterium genome, the region ACCTTATGGCAGAACTCCACGCTCTTCGGCTCACCGCCGTGCTCGCCGCAGATGCCGATTTCCAGATTCGGATTGATCTTGCGGCCGCGTTCGATGCCGATGCGAATCAGCTCGCCTACGCCGCTGACATCAATGCTCTCAAACGGGTCGCCCGGCAGAATCTTCTTGTCCAGATAATCCCGCATAAAGCCGCCGATGTCATCCCGGCTGAAGCCGAACGTCATCTGCGTCAGGTCATTCGTACCGAAGCTGAAGAAGGCCGCCTGCTCGGCAATCCGGTCCGCCAGCAAGGCCGCCCGCGGAATCTCAATCATCGTGCCGGTCAGCGTCTTGAGTTTCTTCAGGTTGTACTTGGCCAGCACTTCCTGATAGACCCGCTGAACAATCGCCATCTGGTCCTTCAGCTCGTTGACATCGCAGACCACGGGAATCATGATTTCCGGATAGGGCTTCTTGCCCGCCTGCACGAGTTCCGCCGCGGCCTCGTAAATCGCCCGCACCTGCATCTCCGTCACTTCCGGATAGGTCACCCCGAGCCGCACGCCGCGATGGCCCATCATCGGGTTGACCTCATGCAGCGCCTCGGCCCGCTTGGCCAGCTCATTCAAATCAATGTTCAGAGACTTGGCCAGTTCGGCCCGCTTGGCCTCATCCTGCGGCACAAACTCATGCAGCGGCGGGTCCAGCAGACGAATCACCACCGGCAGGCCGTCCATCGCCTCCAGCGTCGCCTTGATGTCCTTCTTGACAAACGGGAACAGTTCATCCAGCGCTTTGCGCCGCTCTTCCGGCGTGCGGGACATAATCATCTTGCGCAGATAAAACAGCGGCTGCTCGCTGTTCTTGCCGTAGAACATGTGCTCCATGCGGAACAGACCGATGCCTTCGGCACCGAACTGACGGGCACGGGCCGCATCCTCCGGCGTATCCGCATTCGTGCGGACCCCCAGCGTGCGGACCTTGTCGCACAGCTTCAGAAAGCTCATCAGAATCTTGTTCTCTTCGCCGACATCCATCATCGGCAGCTGCCCGAGATAGACATTGCCTTTGGTGCCGTTGAGCGTAATCCAGTCGCCTTCCCGCAGAACCGTACCGTCAATTCGGATTTCCTTCTTGGACGGCTCTACATGCAGGGCCGCACAGCCGACGATGCAGCACTTGCCCCAGCCGCGGGCCACCAGCGCCGCATGACTGGTCATCCCGCCGCGGGCCGTCAGAATCGCCTTGGCCGCCCGCATCCCTTCCACGTCTTCCGGATTGGTCTCTTCCCGCACCAGAATCACCGATTTGCCCTGCGAAGTCCAGGCGACCGCATCCGCCGCCGTAAAGACAATCTGTCCGGTCGCTCCGCCCGGTCCGGCCGGCAGGCCCTTGGCCAGCACTTTCTGCTCTTTTTCGACCTTCGGGTCGATAATCGGATGCAGCAGTTCATCCAGCTGAGCCGGCGTTACTCGCATCACGGCCTCTTCCGGCTTAATCAGCTTCTCGTTGACCATATCCACGGCCATCCGCACCGCCGCCGGTCCGTTCCGCTTGCCGACGCGGCACTGGAGCATAAACAGCCGGCCCCGCTCAATCGTGAACTCTATATCCTGCATATCCCGATAATGCTTCTCAAGCAGGTTCTTGATGCGGACCAGCTCCTTATACAGCTTCGGCATCGCCTTCTCGAGCGTCACCAGGTGCTTATTGTGCTCCGACTGCGACTCGGCATTGATAGGCGCCGGCGTCCGAATGCCCGCCACCACGTCTTCACCCTGCGCATTGACCAGATATTCGCCGTAGAACTTGTTCTCGCCGTTGCCCGGGTTTCGGGAGAAGGCCACGCCGGTCGCACAGTCCTCTCCCATGTTTCCGAACAC harbors:
- the ppdK gene encoding pyruvate, phosphate dikinase — protein: MATAKTVKKDGAKSKASSSRGRSEKPAKMVYFFGGGKADGDAKMKELLGGKGANLAEMAKLGVPVPPGFTITTEVCTYYYKHNRKYPEGLKEEVDKALAKVEKIMGRKFGDPKNPLLVSVRSGARSSMPGMMETVLNVGLTTQTIPGLIAQSGNERFVYDAYRRLIMMYSDVVMEKAEGIEPKDDEGIRRQLEKIMDELKKSKGYQSDTDLTTEDLKLLCEQFKKKVKEVLGKEFPDDAQDQLWGGIHAVFASWNGKRAVSYRRIEGIPDDWGTAVNVQTMVFGNMGEDCATGVAFSRNPGNGENKFYGEYLVNAQGEDVVAGIRTPAPINAESQSEHNKHLVTLEKAMPKLYKELVRIKNLLEKHYRDMQDIEFTIERGRLFMLQCRVGKRNGPAAVRMAVDMVNEKLIKPEEAVMRVTPAQLDELLHPIIDPKVEKEQKVLAKGLPAGPGGATGQIVFTAADAVAWTSQGKSVILVREETNPEDVEGMRAAKAILTARGGMTSHAALVARGWGKCCIVGCAALHVEPSKKEIRIDGTVLREGDWITLNGTKGNVYLGQLPMMDVGEENKILMSFLKLCDKVRTLGVRTNADTPEDAARARQFGAEGIGLFRMEHMFYGKNSEQPLFYLRKMIMSRTPEERRKALDELFPFVKKDIKATLEAMDGLPVVIRLLDPPLHEFVPQDEAKRAELAKSLNIDLNELAKRAEALHEVNPMMGHRGVRLGVTYPEVTEMQVRAIYEAAAELVQAGKKPYPEIMIPVVCDVNELKDQMAIVQRVYQEVLAKYNLKKLKTLTGTMIEIPRAALLADRIAEQAAFFSFGTNDLTQMTFGFSRDDIGGFMRDYLDKKILPGDPFESIDVSGVGELIRIGIERGRKINPNLEIGICGEHGGEPKSVEFCHKVGMNYVSCSPFRVPIARLAAAQAAVRNSKK